In Arthrobacter sp. StoSoilB5, one genomic interval encodes:
- a CDS encoding TIM barrel protein translates to MTQITKQIPGSRSPQDGNFPGVRLGVQFTRYPGMEDLPLLASLRQAVEDGFTLVVLNNIAAELSGELPDGLDEVAAEAGRAGVELQLGLGCAGPVGEPAAVRRELRKSLARGLELGIKEFFVYTRSVREGMVEQGRFLDHPAQLRVIQANLQALAEQARNNNARINVKTHEDLASTEVRSLVETLDPAVFSIGLDVANLVVRAEDPHEVAGTLGPSIRMTHLEDVVLFPVQHGYRRRLCAVGEGVLDWNVLLGSLLGSGVRDFTVEQHRGKFDTPVFDRSWFRYEPHLDAAGVGQLARLGVLTHDAVSGGHIPALADWDDDPTPAERRRQLLYSAATLRRILTSIGAGIAAPATILSGEEGLS, encoded by the coding sequence ATGACCCAGATCACAAAACAAATTCCTGGCTCGAGGTCTCCACAAGACGGCAATTTCCCCGGCGTCCGCCTCGGGGTCCAGTTCACCCGCTACCCGGGAATGGAGGACCTCCCGCTGCTTGCCTCCTTGCGACAGGCGGTCGAGGACGGATTCACCCTTGTCGTCCTCAACAACATCGCTGCGGAACTTTCGGGGGAGTTGCCCGACGGCTTGGACGAGGTGGCAGCGGAAGCTGGACGGGCCGGCGTCGAACTTCAACTGGGACTGGGCTGCGCCGGCCCCGTGGGCGAACCTGCGGCGGTCCGGCGCGAACTGCGAAAGTCCCTGGCACGTGGCCTGGAACTCGGCATCAAGGAGTTCTTCGTGTACACACGGTCGGTGCGGGAGGGAATGGTGGAGCAGGGACGCTTCCTTGACCACCCCGCACAGCTCCGTGTTATCCAGGCAAACCTCCAGGCCCTGGCCGAACAGGCCCGGAACAATAACGCGCGGATCAACGTGAAGACCCACGAGGACCTCGCCTCAACGGAGGTCCGGTCCTTGGTGGAGACCTTGGACCCCGCCGTCTTCAGCATCGGACTTGATGTGGCGAACCTGGTGGTGCGCGCAGAAGACCCCCACGAGGTCGCCGGAACACTGGGACCCTCCATCCGGATGACCCATCTGGAGGACGTTGTCCTTTTCCCAGTGCAGCACGGGTACCGCCGCCGGCTGTGCGCGGTGGGTGAAGGCGTCCTGGACTGGAACGTGTTGCTGGGAAGCCTGCTTGGCTCGGGAGTACGCGATTTCACGGTGGAGCAGCATCGCGGAAAGTTCGACACACCCGTTTTCGACCGGTCGTGGTTCCGCTATGAACCCCACCTTGACGCCGCAGGCGTTGGCCAGTTGGCCCGGCTCGGCGTCCTTACGCACGACGCTGTGTCAGGCGGGCACATTCCTGCGCTTGCCGATTGGGACGACGACCCAACCCCGGCCGAGCGCCGTCGTCAATTGCTCTACAGCGCCGCAACGTTGCGGCGAATCCTCACATCGATCGGCGCCGGTATTGCCGCTCCGGCCACGATCCTTTCCGGAGAGGAAGGACTCTCATGA
- a CDS encoding FadR/GntR family transcriptional regulator, with protein MRRFEDAGKRGGTMVVNGKRSVVDEAIDDIRQRIREGEWGLGDRIPPEPELGRALGLSRAPLREALRALVHAGLLVTRQGDGTFVAAVDEQEIALRRGFQDADPFEAVEVRRSLDVPAAALAAQRRDQTDLDKLQNALDRRRAAAEKRDDDGFREADIDFHRAVVDAAHNQLLAGIYGSLAASIDGSWTSRAGLDRAANTGHDHHDDLFEAIRDGSVQDAMLVAGTILDNQASDLENK; from the coding sequence GTGAGACGCTTCGAGGACGCAGGAAAACGAGGGGGCACCATGGTGGTGAACGGCAAACGCAGTGTGGTCGACGAGGCGATCGATGACATCCGCCAACGGATTCGAGAGGGCGAGTGGGGTCTGGGCGACCGGATTCCCCCAGAACCCGAACTCGGCAGGGCTTTGGGACTGAGCCGCGCTCCCTTGCGCGAGGCTCTCCGTGCGTTGGTGCACGCGGGACTGCTGGTGACCCGGCAAGGGGACGGGACATTCGTCGCCGCCGTGGATGAGCAGGAGATCGCGCTCCGGCGAGGCTTCCAGGACGCGGACCCTTTCGAGGCGGTCGAGGTCCGACGCAGCCTGGACGTACCCGCAGCCGCTTTGGCCGCGCAACGCCGGGACCAAACAGACCTGGACAAGCTCCAGAACGCCCTGGACCGCCGTCGTGCTGCGGCCGAAAAACGGGACGACGATGGCTTCCGGGAGGCCGACATCGACTTCCACCGCGCTGTGGTTGACGCCGCGCACAACCAACTCCTGGCGGGCATCTACGGTTCCCTGGCCGCGAGCATTGACGGTTCCTGGACCTCCCGCGCCGGACTCGACCGTGCGGCAAACACAGGACATGACCATCACGACGACCTCTTCGAGGCCATCCGGGATGGCTCCGTTCAAGACGCGATGCTTGTGGCCGGAACCATCCTGGACAACCAGGCGTCCGACTTGGAGAACAAGTGA
- a CDS encoding chlorohydrolase family protein gives MITRLKAAFVIGYADNDHCILRDAELVHDDADILFVGREYSGHVDVEINAGQAIVSPGFIDLNALADIDHAIFDSWQDASRRLGLVWSEAYLKDHGAVFTREQARFRREFALSQLVRNGITTLMPIASESYHEWCEDYQDMADTAEAVEAIGLRAYLGPSYRTAVPYTDGTNVLLHEDERRGLAGLEDAIRFAQDFEGRASGLIRTALLPSRIETQTEQTLRLTRKAADELGIPVRLHAAQGLFEIETMIARTGKRSLPYLADLGFLADRTFIPHAWTVPGHPLMPEAFGAGDDLGLLAESGANVLLCPIPMAHYGGMLDNYDSYRERGIRIVLGTDSAPPNMIRAMDLAMGMTKSVTGDRSSAQAADLFRSATLDPAEALGRPDLGRLAPGAQADYFVLDLANQHIGPYGDPIRTMVMNADGRDISRVVVAGRTIVDQGGIVTVDTSDYRERAQDFLDHYIASFSVSDHAKRPTQELLPPSFPLR, from the coding sequence GTGATTACACGCCTCAAGGCGGCCTTCGTGATCGGCTACGCGGACAACGACCACTGCATCCTGCGTGACGCCGAACTTGTCCACGATGACGCAGACATCCTGTTCGTGGGCCGGGAGTACTCCGGCCACGTGGACGTTGAGATCAATGCCGGGCAAGCGATTGTGTCCCCCGGTTTCATCGACCTCAACGCTCTGGCGGACATCGACCATGCCATTTTCGATTCCTGGCAGGATGCCTCCCGCCGCCTGGGCCTGGTGTGGTCCGAAGCGTACCTCAAGGACCATGGAGCCGTCTTTACCCGGGAACAGGCCCGCTTCCGACGCGAATTCGCTTTGTCCCAGCTGGTCCGCAACGGCATCACCACCCTCATGCCCATCGCCTCAGAGAGCTATCACGAGTGGTGTGAGGACTACCAGGACATGGCCGACACCGCAGAGGCCGTGGAGGCGATCGGCCTCCGCGCCTATCTCGGTCCCAGCTACCGCACAGCCGTCCCATACACGGACGGCACCAACGTACTGCTCCACGAAGACGAACGGCGCGGCCTGGCTGGACTTGAGGACGCCATACGATTCGCCCAGGATTTCGAAGGACGTGCCAGCGGGCTGATCCGCACCGCCCTGCTGCCTTCGCGCATCGAGACCCAGACCGAGCAGACGCTGCGCCTGACACGCAAGGCCGCAGACGAACTAGGTATTCCGGTCCGCCTGCACGCCGCACAGGGACTCTTCGAAATAGAAACCATGATCGCCCGCACCGGCAAGCGTTCCCTGCCGTACCTCGCGGATCTGGGCTTCCTCGCGGATCGGACATTCATTCCCCACGCCTGGACGGTGCCGGGGCATCCACTCATGCCAGAGGCCTTCGGCGCCGGGGATGACCTTGGACTGCTCGCGGAATCCGGTGCGAATGTCCTGCTCTGTCCTATCCCCATGGCCCACTACGGCGGCATGCTGGACAACTATGATTCCTACCGCGAGCGCGGCATCCGGATCGTGCTGGGGACAGACTCCGCCCCGCCGAACATGATCCGCGCCATGGACTTGGCCATGGGTATGACCAAGTCAGTCACAGGCGACCGTTCCAGCGCCCAGGCTGCCGATCTCTTCCGCTCAGCCACGCTGGACCCTGCAGAAGCGCTGGGGCGCCCAGACCTCGGACGCCTGGCACCGGGAGCCCAAGCAGACTACTTCGTTCTTGACCTGGCCAACCAGCACATTGGACCCTATGGCGACCCCATCCGCACCATGGTGATGAACGCCGACGGCCGTGACATCTCGCGCGTTGTGGTGGCTGGCCGAACCATTGTTGACCAGGGCGGGATCGTCACCGTCGACACGAGCGACTACCGTGAACGTGCCCAGGACTTCCTGGACCACTACATCGCATCCTTCAGCGTCTCGGACCATGCCAAGCGGCCAACGCAGGAACTGCTGCCGCCGAGTTTTCCTCTGCGCTGA
- the map gene encoding type I methionyl aminopeptidase, with translation MAFGQPRIEYKTNEQMRKMHEAGLVLSRALDAAVAAAKAGVTTKDLDDVFAAVLNDAGAKSNFLGYHGFPATICTSVNEEVVHGIPGKRVLNDGDIISIDGGCIVDGWHSDSARTVIVGTADPEDQRLSDVTEAAMWRGIAALAKGKFVGDIGNAIDDYVSSVPGKPLGILEDYVGHGIGSEMHMAPDVLNYRTSHRGPKIRQGLCLAIEPMLVRGSIETATLDDDWTVVTTDGKRSCQWEHSVAVHEKGIWVLSAPDGGAERLAPLGVVPVPIP, from the coding sequence ATGGCGTTCGGTCAGCCCCGCATCGAGTACAAAACCAACGAGCAAATGCGCAAGATGCACGAGGCCGGTTTGGTCCTCAGCCGTGCTCTTGATGCTGCCGTTGCGGCGGCCAAGGCGGGCGTCACCACCAAGGATCTCGATGACGTTTTCGCGGCAGTCCTGAATGACGCCGGCGCCAAGTCCAACTTCCTTGGTTACCATGGCTTCCCTGCGACCATCTGCACGTCAGTCAACGAGGAAGTGGTCCACGGTATCCCCGGGAAGCGCGTCCTCAACGACGGCGACATCATTTCCATCGACGGCGGGTGCATCGTTGACGGCTGGCACTCTGACTCTGCCCGCACCGTCATCGTTGGCACGGCGGACCCTGAGGACCAGCGGCTCTCGGATGTCACCGAGGCTGCCATGTGGCGGGGGATAGCTGCCCTGGCCAAGGGCAAGTTTGTGGGAGATATTGGCAACGCTATTGATGACTACGTTTCTTCCGTCCCCGGTAAGCCCCTTGGCATCCTTGAGGACTACGTGGGCCATGGCATCGGTTCGGAAATGCACATGGCACCGGACGTCCTGAATTACCGCACCAGCCACCGGGGTCCGAAGATCCGGCAGGGTCTTTGCCTCGCCATCGAACCCATGTTGGTACGCGGCAGCATCGAGACCGCCACCTTGGATGACGACTGGACCGTCGTCACCACTGACGGGAAGCGCTCCTGCCAGTGGGAGCACTCGGTTGCCGTGCACGAAAAGGGAATCTGGGTCCTGTCCGCCCCGGACGGAGGCGCAGAGCGGTTGGCGCCGCTCGGCGTCGTGCCTGTCCCGATCCCGTAA
- a CDS encoding NAD(P)-dependent oxidoreductase, whose amino-acid sequence MRIAVTGATGFIGGAVAAAAEARGWEVVRFTRRQGPGLTYWDLTGVPPARVPAVDAVIHAAAHVADWGNARTFYRTNVLGTRAVAEAYPTTRLVHISSSSVYPWWESCTNRGEEDVAERHVNAYARSKALADVEARRHGNAVALRPHGVYGPGDRTLLPRLVSNIRHGRLLTVGHGGIRHQLTHVQNLTQAVLAACQSGVNGAVNVADAAPVELGVVLRQVLDATGHAGVGISYIPEPAAMALAGISEGFALASGRAPRLTRYAVSQLGRNRTYRLDRLRDELGIEPISTMLSNAGKWLEHGA is encoded by the coding sequence GTGAGGATCGCGGTCACCGGGGCCACGGGGTTCATTGGGGGAGCAGTGGCCGCTGCCGCAGAAGCCCGAGGCTGGGAAGTTGTGCGATTCACACGGCGCCAAGGCCCCGGGCTGACATATTGGGACCTGACCGGCGTGCCGCCAGCCCGCGTGCCGGCGGTTGACGCGGTGATCCATGCGGCGGCCCACGTGGCGGACTGGGGGAACGCCCGCACGTTCTACCGCACCAACGTCCTGGGTACGCGTGCTGTAGCTGAGGCTTACCCGACTACACGCCTGGTGCACATTTCCAGTTCCAGCGTCTACCCCTGGTGGGAGTCGTGTACCAACCGCGGCGAGGAGGACGTGGCTGAGCGCCACGTGAACGCATATGCAAGAAGCAAGGCGCTCGCAGACGTCGAGGCCCGACGCCATGGCAACGCCGTGGCTCTTCGGCCGCATGGCGTTTACGGGCCGGGGGATAGGACGCTCCTGCCGCGCCTGGTCAGCAATATCCGCCACGGGCGGCTTCTCACTGTGGGGCACGGCGGTATACGTCACCAGCTCACACACGTGCAGAACCTGACGCAAGCCGTGCTGGCAGCTTGCCAGTCTGGCGTCAACGGAGCCGTCAACGTGGCCGATGCCGCGCCGGTGGAACTGGGTGTCGTGCTTAGGCAAGTGTTGGATGCAACCGGTCATGCCGGCGTGGGTATCAGTTACATTCCTGAGCCTGCTGCCATGGCCCTTGCCGGCATTTCCGAGGGCTTTGCCCTCGCTTCCGGGCGGGCACCACGCCTTACACGCTACGCTGTCAGCCAGCTCGGACGGAACAGAACCTACCGTTTGGACCGATTGCGCGACGAGCTGGGAATTGAGCCAATTTCGACCATGCTCTCCAATGCGGGAAAATGGTTGGAGCATGGGGCCTGA
- a CDS encoding class I adenylate-forming enzyme family protein produces MLDDALLEDTVSGADLIAAVYAAAERVPDSPAITAPGRFSRWSQVPGRLRPGRTITYGQLVNGIEATALRLREDGFGTGERMLFSVRPSPTAFILALGAVRAGGSVVFIDPGIGPTLFRDRTELAAPRWAAAESLLYAVSTRSPLRPLARRRGLLLPDYGAMDVRHYYSGPWLPGVPRGATPVKSLAKPAPPADRVPPSAGTSSAQEAVIIFTSGTTGAPKGVVHTRGSLAAGFEQLSLRCTFGEGDRIHSEQLMMGLPALIAGAHWTMPGYGFSAHIDPLRLARELGPVAGKEDSYDGATHLFLVPSQLAPILDAIENGTVTLPETLGTVMLGAAPVLAPFLKRAMALLPGVEFKLIYGMTELLPIAIADGREKLAFASGAEAQFRSPDGSGEGDFLGEPLPAVRIRVGEDHELFARGPNMCQGYLGREAMMEHATGDLVRLDHGAGGAGTGAARLVMIGRKKDMIIRGKTNIYPALHEPLIASIPGVQQAVMVGVPDGIGDEAVWLAVVAAEEEAGTKGETGAHLRARLAKELPKMIDESALPDHIEILDAIPVGGRHKKPDREALRREFALRSTDNAGVP; encoded by the coding sequence ATGCTTGACGACGCATTGTTGGAAGACACAGTGTCCGGCGCGGATCTCATCGCGGCGGTTTACGCGGCAGCGGAGCGCGTGCCGGATAGCCCAGCGATCACGGCGCCCGGCAGATTTTCCCGCTGGAGCCAGGTTCCGGGCCGCCTACGGCCCGGCCGGACCATCACGTACGGGCAGCTGGTGAACGGTATTGAAGCAACGGCCTTGCGCCTTCGCGAGGATGGCTTTGGTACTGGTGAACGGATGTTGTTCTCGGTCCGCCCCAGCCCAACAGCGTTCATCCTGGCACTCGGAGCCGTCCGGGCCGGTGGTTCGGTGGTGTTCATTGATCCCGGAATCGGACCCACGCTCTTCCGTGACCGGACCGAACTCGCGGCCCCACGATGGGCTGCCGCTGAGTCGCTCCTGTACGCGGTGAGCACCCGGAGCCCGCTGCGGCCACTGGCCCGGCGCCGGGGTTTGCTGCTTCCGGACTACGGCGCCATGGACGTCAGGCACTACTACTCCGGACCGTGGCTCCCGGGAGTTCCCCGGGGCGCGACGCCCGTGAAGAGTCTGGCGAAACCGGCGCCGCCTGCGGATAGGGTTCCACCGTCTGCAGGGACGTCCTCTGCGCAGGAAGCCGTGATCATCTTTACATCCGGGACCACCGGTGCTCCCAAAGGGGTGGTGCACACCCGGGGTTCCCTTGCGGCGGGGTTTGAGCAACTCAGCCTGCGCTGTACTTTTGGCGAGGGTGATCGCATCCACTCCGAGCAGCTGATGATGGGACTGCCGGCCCTCATCGCTGGCGCCCACTGGACAATGCCGGGCTATGGCTTCTCCGCACACATCGATCCCCTTCGTTTGGCACGGGAGCTTGGTCCGGTGGCTGGGAAAGAAGACTCGTACGACGGCGCCACGCACCTTTTCCTCGTGCCCTCCCAGTTGGCGCCCATCCTGGATGCCATCGAGAACGGCACTGTCACGCTGCCAGAGACTCTGGGGACCGTGATGCTGGGTGCCGCACCGGTGTTGGCTCCGTTCTTGAAGCGGGCCATGGCGCTGCTTCCCGGCGTCGAGTTCAAGCTCATATATGGCATGACGGAGTTGCTGCCCATCGCTATCGCTGATGGTCGGGAGAAGCTGGCGTTCGCGTCCGGCGCCGAGGCCCAGTTCAGATCGCCTGACGGCAGCGGCGAAGGCGATTTCCTCGGCGAGCCATTGCCCGCTGTCCGGATCCGCGTGGGAGAGGACCACGAACTGTTCGCCCGGGGGCCGAACATGTGCCAGGGATATCTGGGCAGGGAAGCAATGATGGAGCACGCCACGGGAGACCTGGTACGGCTGGACCACGGTGCTGGAGGAGCGGGAACGGGGGCCGCGCGCTTGGTGATGATTGGGCGTAAGAAGGACATGATCATCAGGGGCAAGACCAATATCTACCCTGCACTGCATGAACCGCTGATCGCCTCAATACCCGGAGTTCAGCAGGCCGTCATGGTCGGGGTTCCGGATGGGATCGGTGATGAAGCTGTGTGGCTGGCCGTCGTGGCTGCGGAGGAGGAAGCAGGCACCAAGGGGGAGACCGGAGCGCATCTGAGGGCAAGGCTCGCCAAGGAGCTTCCGAAGATGATCGATGAATCAGCGCTGCCCGACCATATCGAAATCCTGGATGCCATCCCTGTCGGCGGACGCCACAAGAAGCCGGACCGCGAAGCACTTCGGCGGGAATTTGCCCTCAGGTCCACTGACAATGCTGGCGTTCCGTGA
- a CDS encoding cytochrome P450: MQTTDTARSTWTSGDMMPNRRMPNGVVTKAERWEQRVQLGAHPLLYPAIRGLGSIRPVIRLPGLGVLVSEATLVRDVLMDSERFIKNGPSGSGALWTPVVGPKALVNMDGVAHRELRRKLADLFTPRSVAAIVEPAGASLHSRLHRGLDAGGPVDLVDGVKELAGGVISRLLGVPDDAPGRLPNRELFNLGSSISSLVRLGRPTLTVRQVAKGRSAVGVLAGPAREAYRKSDPQTFPGRLRGLGMTEEEAMGIISAFVMVGTETLVSFVPRLTALLADSGRIEGLVDDRPSVPSTVNEALRFTVPSPMMLRDVVAPSSLGGVAVRAGDRLLLSTVHASKSLGRFDPEIPIPAHARQLWFGAGPHFCIGMPLAMAEINATLNLLLDRYAQHPWAISSRQVSKGVLIPGYRKLELVNA; the protein is encoded by the coding sequence ATGCAGACCACCGATACCGCCCGGAGCACGTGGACATCCGGTGACATGATGCCCAACAGAAGGATGCCCAACGGAGTGGTGACCAAGGCCGAGCGCTGGGAACAGCGTGTACAGCTGGGGGCACATCCATTGTTGTACCCGGCGATCCGGGGATTGGGCAGCATCCGGCCAGTCATCCGTTTACCTGGCCTTGGGGTCCTTGTCAGCGAAGCCACCTTGGTTCGTGACGTTCTCATGGATAGCGAACGATTCATCAAGAACGGACCGTCGGGTTCGGGTGCGCTCTGGACTCCTGTGGTGGGCCCCAAGGCGTTGGTAAACATGGACGGTGTGGCGCACAGGGAGCTGCGGCGCAAGCTCGCTGACCTCTTCACCCCACGTTCAGTGGCGGCGATTGTTGAGCCGGCAGGAGCTTCCCTTCATTCCCGCCTGCACCGCGGGCTGGACGCAGGTGGCCCCGTGGATCTGGTGGACGGCGTCAAGGAGCTCGCTGGCGGAGTGATCTCCAGGCTGCTTGGGGTGCCGGACGATGCACCTGGACGGCTGCCCAACAGGGAACTCTTCAACTTAGGGTCCTCCATCTCTTCGCTCGTCCGCTTGGGGCGCCCCACGCTGACGGTGAGGCAGGTCGCCAAGGGAAGATCCGCCGTCGGGGTCCTGGCTGGACCGGCGCGGGAAGCGTACCGGAAGAGCGACCCCCAAACGTTTCCCGGGCGGCTGCGCGGACTTGGCATGACCGAGGAAGAGGCCATGGGCATCATCAGTGCGTTCGTCATGGTTGGAACGGAGACTTTGGTGTCCTTTGTGCCGCGGCTGACTGCGCTGCTCGCGGACAGCGGACGCATCGAGGGCCTTGTTGATGACCGGCCCTCGGTTCCCTCGACCGTGAACGAGGCACTGCGGTTCACAGTGCCATCTCCCATGATGCTGAGGGATGTTGTTGCTCCTTCCAGCCTGGGCGGAGTCGCGGTCCGGGCAGGAGACCGCCTCCTGCTATCGACCGTTCACGCCTCCAAGAGCCTGGGCAGATTCGACCCCGAGATCCCTATCCCGGCGCATGCGCGTCAACTTTGGTTCGGGGCAGGTCCGCACTTTTGCATCGGCATGCCGTTGGCTATGGCCGAGATCAACGCGACGCTGAATTTGCTTCTGGACAGGTACGCCCAACATCCCTGGGCAATTTCGTCCCGTCAAGTGAGCAAGGGTGTTCTCATTCCGGGATACAGGAAGTTGGAGCTGGTCAATGCTTGA
- a CDS encoding glycosyltransferase: MLNEEKLVRQTLDSLAGQEYQDFTIVVVDNGSTDSSCLIVAEFAAVHPTMDIRLVHEAEKGTGAAADTGMRFGVDHGATWLARTDADCLAAPDWTARIVQAFNDGLELIAGQLVPREDEGISARERRMMLLAVEIASFFGRIRPGNKGDGYLGPYQMLPGCNMAITADMYHRSGGFPRTSIEDLHEDRALSNRVRKLSRNYALRRDVVVYGSSRRVKAWGLKNTLAWYADHRYRPEHVDIR, from the coding sequence ATGCTGAACGAAGAAAAGCTTGTCCGGCAGACGCTGGACTCCCTTGCGGGCCAGGAGTACCAGGACTTCACCATAGTGGTGGTCGACAATGGATCAACGGACTCCAGCTGCTTGATCGTGGCAGAGTTCGCCGCAGTCCATCCCACTATGGACATCAGGCTTGTGCATGAAGCCGAGAAGGGGACGGGCGCGGCCGCAGATACCGGCATGCGCTTTGGCGTGGATCACGGCGCCACGTGGCTGGCCCGCACGGATGCAGATTGCCTCGCCGCACCGGATTGGACCGCGAGGATTGTTCAGGCCTTCAACGACGGCCTGGAACTCATCGCCGGCCAACTTGTGCCACGTGAGGATGAAGGGATCAGTGCAAGGGAGCGGAGGATGATGCTGCTGGCCGTGGAGATCGCATCGTTCTTCGGCCGTATCCGTCCCGGCAACAAAGGCGACGGGTACCTGGGCCCGTATCAGATGCTTCCCGGGTGCAACATGGCGATCACTGCAGATATGTACCACCGTTCCGGCGGATTCCCGCGGACCAGCATAGAAGACCTCCACGAAGACCGCGCGCTGTCCAACCGCGTACGAAAGCTCAGCCGCAATTACGCGTTACGCCGGGATGTGGTTGTGTACGGCTCTTCACGGCGGGTGAAAGCCTGGGGCTTGAAGAACACTCTGGCTTGGTATGCAGACCACCGATACCGCCCGGAGCACGTGGACATCCGGTGA
- a CDS encoding 3-oxoacyl-[acyl-carrier-protein] synthase III C-terminal domain-containing protein, whose amino-acid sequence MQTALSGHSRIAGLEVYLPPARLDTAAVERRIGESSLGFRVPKGLISRVTGIRSRSVMADSEQASDLAANAAAKLLAECGLQAPDIDLLIFASASQDMVEPATGHMAAAKLGLGCPVMDVKNACNSFLNGLEVADALIATGRYARVLVVTGESPSRAVRWTVPDFETFASSFPGYTMSDGGAAVLLEPAISAAMAETPLDAGPAGILAMGFSARSSHWAVGTLAAGGSAYPRDPEATYFTMDGEKLKDAFLDLGCGILDDTLDRLELEWTDFAVVCVHQVSAPYREIFAERAGVPTRLLVPSVEEFGNLASVSLPLQLKLALDNGRCGPGDLVALVGLAGGVSLGMAVVRL is encoded by the coding sequence ATGCAAACAGCTCTTTCCGGACACAGCAGGATTGCAGGTCTGGAGGTCTATCTCCCACCTGCGCGCCTGGACACAGCCGCCGTCGAACGTCGCATTGGCGAGTCGAGCCTTGGATTCCGCGTACCGAAGGGCTTGATCTCCCGGGTTACCGGCATCCGCTCCCGGAGTGTCATGGCGGACTCCGAGCAAGCGTCTGACCTTGCGGCCAATGCGGCGGCGAAGCTCCTTGCTGAATGCGGGCTGCAGGCCCCGGACATAGACCTCCTCATCTTCGCCTCCGCCAGCCAGGACATGGTGGAACCGGCCACGGGCCATATGGCAGCTGCCAAACTCGGTCTCGGCTGCCCTGTGATGGACGTGAAGAATGCGTGCAACAGTTTCCTGAACGGCCTTGAAGTGGCCGATGCCCTGATCGCTACGGGACGGTATGCCCGGGTCCTCGTGGTCACAGGGGAGTCGCCGTCGAGGGCGGTCCGTTGGACAGTTCCGGACTTCGAGACTTTTGCGTCCAGCTTTCCCGGGTACACGATGAGCGACGGCGGAGCGGCAGTGCTGCTGGAACCAGCGATTTCAGCGGCAATGGCGGAGACCCCACTGGATGCCGGTCCCGCAGGCATCCTTGCCATGGGCTTCAGTGCCCGAAGTAGCCATTGGGCCGTGGGCACCCTGGCCGCGGGCGGTTCCGCTTACCCGCGCGATCCGGAAGCCACCTATTTCACCATGGATGGGGAGAAGCTCAAGGATGCGTTCCTGGATCTGGGCTGTGGCATCCTCGATGACACACTGGATCGGCTTGAACTGGAGTGGACGGACTTCGCCGTGGTTTGCGTGCACCAGGTGAGCGCACCGTACCGGGAGATCTTCGCGGAGCGGGCCGGTGTTCCAACACGGCTCCTGGTGCCATCGGTAGAGGAGTTCGGAAATTTGGCCTCTGTTAGCCTGCCGCTGCAATTGAAGCTCGCCCTGGACAATGGCCGTTGCGGTCCGGGAGATCTCGTGGCGCTGGTGGGACTTGCCGGCGGCGTGAGCCTGGGTATGGCGGTGGTGCGGCTGTGA
- a CDS encoding adenylate kinase, whose translation MLIIGPPGSGKGTQAERISERLGVVAISTGDIFRANVKGETPLGIEAKKYMDAGDFVPDSVTNNMVRDRLSQSDVENGFLLDGYPRTTAQVDYLDQILAEGEQELDVVLQLTADDEELVSRLLGRAKETGRSDDNEAVIRHRLDLYHEQTEAVVAKYAERGILTQVDGIGGIDEVTNRVLTAIESAKAV comes from the coding sequence ATGCTGATCATTGGACCTCCCGGTTCGGGTAAGGGTACGCAGGCCGAGCGGATTTCCGAGCGGCTCGGTGTAGTCGCCATCTCCACAGGCGACATCTTCCGTGCCAACGTAAAGGGCGAAACCCCTTTGGGCATCGAAGCCAAGAAGTACATGGACGCAGGCGACTTCGTTCCGGACAGCGTCACGAACAACATGGTTCGCGACCGCCTGAGCCAGAGCGACGTCGAGAACGGCTTCCTCCTGGATGGCTACCCGCGCACCACTGCGCAGGTTGACTACCTGGACCAGATCCTCGCTGAAGGTGAGCAGGAGCTCGACGTCGTGCTCCAGCTGACTGCAGACGACGAAGAACTGGTGTCCCGCCTCCTGGGCCGTGCGAAGGAAACCGGACGCTCTGACGACAATGAAGCCGTCATCCGTCACCGCCTGGACCTCTACCACGAGCAGACTGAGGCCGTTGTTGCCAAGTATGCCGAGCGTGGGATCCTGACTCAGGTTGACGGCATCGGCGGAATCGACGAGGTCACCAACCGCGTCCTCACTGCCATCGAGTCGGCCAAGGCCGTCTAG